The segment taaatttttaaattttattttttgttgatGTGGCGGTGATGTAGCATTGTCACACCAACAACTATCGTTGACATGGAGATGTCAGTGCCCTTAACGACTACGTTAGCATTGTAATGATCAAAGAGTGAAAATGCTAGTCAAATGGCTTAATTGATGCAATTTGAGAGTTTGAGGGTTTAATTGAGTGCGTTTTTCGTAGAGagacttatttaatttttttcgcGAAAGTTTAGGGGCTTATATACCCCTTTAgccaatataaaatttaaaaaaatctttaaaaacatataaattaataaaatattttttcacaTTAAAATGAACTTGGACAAATGGTTGTCTTGTTTCACTTAAATATATAAACTTACTAAAAACATATCTGGAATGAATTTAGATATACAGATGCCCAAATTCAAATGTATCTAGGCTACCATTTGCCTAGGTTCTATTTAtgtaaaaaatgatttttattaatttatatatattaaatagttttatttatatttatcatgTGTCATCTTTGGATTGGCTATTAGTGTCAATTAGCACAACCTATCGACATTATTACAAATGTATCAAACTGTATGACGGAATACAAGTTCAAGTATTAATTAAGTAAAACAAAATAGGTACTAATTGACATGTTTAGGAGGCAAAATATATATTAACttaaattacataaatattttttagaTAATTCTTAAAACTATCCATAGTTTCTTCCTAACTCTTAAATATGAGAATCAACGTACTTTAACATGCTCGAAATTACATTCTATTATattgacaataatattaatatcaaCCGTAGtagaattatataattaaaaaattgtagTATTGTGATTACGGTTGGTGGGCTTTTTCCTTTATATTAAATGATCTTCCACTTCAAATTGTACATCTTAAGTTGTAATTAAGATTAGTTCTAGTATGattgaatatttattaaaattaagataAATTTATTTCACTTAActcgatttttattttatttattttattttatttaatcaaatttaaaattgaaattaataaaataaaatatcttaatttaatatttttctgaTTTTGCATTAAAGGAAAAAACTTAAATTAGGTGCAATTGGTGAATAAAGCAGGAAGATTTGGCAGTGGTGAGAAAGTCAGACATTTAAACATTTCAGTTCACTTCACTTCACCTAACCCAgactttattaaatttattaggcATATGAAACTCCCATGTTTTGTCCCTTCTCCCCtttctctttcctttttttaTAACCTTATATCTAaccatttttaatattataagacCACAGAGATTGATACAATCAAAAGGAGTAAAAGAACTCAACCCCCACAATTACCTCTCTACCTAAAAAGTACTTTAGTTGTGTTCATTggaccaatatgcaagatattaTCATCCTCACCCACTAGGTTTCATAGTTTTATTTATGTCTAAATGTGTATTGGATTTGCTTTTTAGATATTAAATGAGTAAAATAGTCATTACAcgttaaattaaaaagtaaatcggtttttattatacaaaatttcatttatttgtaCTGTCAAAAATTGGTATGATTAATAAAATAATCTTATAGTTACATGTAATATGCCACGTATACCTCATGCCGACATACAAGactaatttttaatagtaaaaatagatgaatttttaatagaatgacATGTTTACTCTCTTATTTAACGTGTAAGAACTAATTTGCTTATCTTTTGAGTAGATAGGGTAAAATGTAATTCGACTCCTAATACATGTGTTTCCATGTTACTTTACTGAAGTTATTCATATAAGTATCTAACCATTCAAAATAATTGTATACCAGCTAAATCCTTATGAAAGTACTTGTATAAGGGTTTTTATTTCAACACTTCAAAAAAAGTTTTGACAATTTCAAAAAACTTAAGACTTTCGTTTGAACACTTTTCATAAAGGTTTTATCATTTTATgaccattttaaaatatttaactttTCCCCGAACAACCAATAAAAAGTTAGATTTGATCCTATTTGAccatttttatagatttttatcattatcattttgaaaattttaacccTACAATAAACCCATTAAATTGGTCTTTGATTTGAGCATTTAAATATAAGTTATAGTTCAAACCATAGGAACCAAAAGATTAAGATGCACTGTTAGTCCCtatattttaacaaaatttaagatttaatcccTATACTTAAAGAGGTTAAAATTATaagttttttttacattttttatttaaaatttcagttCAATCTTAAAATTGTAAGTATTTTTTGTCAAAATTTgtcaacttaaaattttaattagaatatacTCATATGACATGATATATGATTAATAGAAAATAAACTAACAAATTTCGAATGAAATTAGCAAACATAATTCAGTTATACAATGCTGATGAACAGTAGTTAACTGACAATACTATGGCACCaaacaacattaaaataaaacCAATGTAATGTAGTTAAAACAAAACAGACACTTTTAGTTAGAAGCTTAAATGTTCAGTGCAGTTCACTTTAAATAAAGAGGCAAAGAACTAAAACCAGTGGAAACACCAAAAGTAAAGCATGCAAAGATCAAAATCCAGTGGTCAAAATGTTGCAGTTGATATGGCTGCACATCATCCTATTGAAATAGGCACCAAAGGCACTGTGGGATCCTTGGTAATGCAAGAGATCGAGTACTTCAACAGGCTCGAGCTTGAATTAAGCTGCCGAGAAAGCTCGAAGAAGCCACATGGTAGGCCTATTGTTGGACCAGTTGTGGCAgctgaaaagaagaaaaaaagaggaGCCAGCAAACTTGTAGCAAGCATTTGTTCTATGGTGGAAGTTTCGGAGAATAGGCCGGTCGGGGTTTCGGGTTCCGGATATAGGAACCTGAAATCGGATTCAAAGAAGTTGGAAATCTAGACTATGGTCTCAGAAAGCTTGGAGAATCCAAGCTTCTTGAGACGATTCGTTATAGGGGTCGACCATGCCCTATCCGAATTCCCACATTTTATGTCCACTACTTCAACAATGTTTGATACTACTTTCTTGTCACTTTTTTGTCTAATAGGTGTTCTTTCTAATGCAACATTTTCAGAGCCAAGTATTGGCATCTGATGGACATTTTTAGTACTTTGGGGGCTTTTATAACTGGTGCTGTTGCGACCCCTGCTGGTGCCGGCTCCATCCAATGATTTCCTTGGTTGTAATCGTTTTAGAGTCGTTGAAGAACAGGCAACGGATGCTGGAATCGCCTGAGATTTGTGTCTAGGTGGTGTTTGCCTTGGTGTTTTAATGGAGTCTAGTTCCTTGGTCATAAGGGAACTAATTGTCCCTTTAGTCCCCACCTTAATTGATCCACCACCGCCATGGATAGCTTCCAGTTTATGAGCCATGTTTGATGATTCCTCTCCTAAAGGCTGTTATCCAACAACAAAAATGAATCAAACATATGAAAACTATACTAATCTTTTTAACGGCAGGTGTCACTGTCTGATTATTCTGTCAGTTACATTAATTTTTAATGATacaaatggataaaatttttaatataaataatcaaCTTACTCTTTAATCTGACATACAAGaactattttatctatttttttttatagaaGGATAAAGTATAATCTAACTCTTAGTAGCATCCGTCGTGCTTTTTACTCTTTTCAACATATTTGAGTACCCATTGAGGAATTTCAACAAACAGATAGACATATGTTAGCTAATTGAAGAACGAAATAACTTAATCCAGTTGATTCATGCAAACATCCTCAATATATTTGCTTATCACAATTAAAACAATTTCAGTTCAGCTCATGAAATATGAGTATGAAACTGCAGATTATGATTATGAATCAACCACTTAAAACAGTTTCATATTTAAACCAAGTTTTCCAGATTTTGAATCAAAACCCAATataaaatcaaaatcataaaCTAAAATGAACAATGAAAATTCATTAATCCTATCAAGAATCAAGCAGAAACAGCACCAAATCCTCAAAAAAAAAACCCAACTTTTTAAAGAGATTCAATCATAGAACTTACCAACAACCAGCAATCATTCCACAATTACATAAATGAAGGAAATTTAAAGCTTACCACTTTATATACCAAGCAACATTGAAGGGTGAACTCAGCAACAGATTGAATTGAATCTGAAccccaaaacaacaaaaaaaaaagtggaaCTAaactatgaaaaaaaaaattaaaacaaaacccacCGAATTTTTCATGTTTTCTGGACGAAGATCGGTGTGTTTGTTTATTATGTCACCTTCAAAACCATATCTAATCTTCTTTGTTTTTGAAATccaactttttcttctttttttttttttgtgaaaagtATTTGTCTTTTGTAATATGTCAGACCAGTCAACAAATACCAATCATGTTGCAGTAAAAGCTGTCTCCCTACCAATTTTTCAAAAACCAATGGTTGTTTGCCACGTACCAATATTGGTATTCTGAACTTTGGACAAAGATATTTTAGTTCACATTGCTGACGAAGGATTTTCTTTTCTGTACTTCGGTTTGAAGTTTTTATTACATGTAGTGTGGAGCTGATCATGGGGTGGGCGGCTCGTCCCGGCCCAAAAATCCGttcgaaaaatgggagggtttgggtaaaaatataggtccGAAAAATGAGCTTAGGTaaaaaaacgaggcccgtttagaaaacagaccgggcctcg is part of the Gossypium arboreum isolate Shixiya-1 chromosome 5, ASM2569848v2, whole genome shotgun sequence genome and harbors:
- the LOC108450605 gene encoding uncharacterized protein LOC108450605 isoform X1; translation: MKNSPLGEESSNMAHKLEAIHGGGGSIKVGTKGTISSLMTKELDSIKTPRQTPPRHKSQAIPASVACSSTTLKRLQPRKSLDGAGTSRGRNSTSYKSPQSTKNVHQMPILGSENVALERTPIRQKSDKKVVSNIVEVVDIKCGNSDRAWSTPITNRLKKLGFSKLSETIV
- the LOC108450605 gene encoding uncharacterized protein LOC108450605 isoform X2, whose amino-acid sequence is MAHKLEAIHGGGGSIKVGTKGTISSLMTKELDSIKTPRQTPPRHKSQAIPASVACSSTTLKRLQPRKSLDGAGTSRGRNSTSYKSPQSTKNVHQMPILGSENVALERTPIRQKSDKKVVSNIVEVVDIKCGNSDRAWSTPITNRLKKLGFSKLSETIV